The following are encoded in a window of Syntrophus gentianae genomic DNA:
- a CDS encoding CBS domain-containing protein, with protein sequence MDIIISHIQTDFDALGSMLAAKLLYPDALIVFPGSQEKSVRDYLQEAPPMVQEDMVKIRQLDLDDVSRMIVVDTRQASRIGKFAELLGRKGLTVVLYDHHGSSPDDIRGTLEYCEELGSTVAIMVKILNEQGLIPPPEIATVMAMGLYEDTGSLLFPSTTPDDCLALAALMAWGADMDAVSKTIYRELNAEQVDVLDQLIKNIRTLEVNGLHVLVSKASSPGYVEDFAILVHKLRAMYAADALFALGQMGDRIYLVARSSQPQLNAAQVAAFFGGGGHASAAAASLRDLNLNQAESALIRHIREEAKPLLAARDIMTFPVKGIYLDESINKASDLLNKYHINALVVKSADERIRGIVTHQMVSRAQGHDLGEAKVRDYMIQDVLTVRPESPVGEIRSLVIDGSQRLLPVVEDRRAVGVITRTDLMRILHDRMTKIEQGSSGGMPGKSVRYLLRERMPEEYFELLKKAGELAEGMGFNLFLVGGIVRDMVMRVENLDIDLVVEGDGVVFAKALAGVFGAKVSPHEKYKTAVVRLSGGHRMDVATARLEYYRMPGAFPEVEESTLKLDLYRRDFTINTMAVALNPHRFGELIDYFGAQRDIREKKIRVLHSLSFVEDPSRILRAVRFEKRRGFSLGKQTLSLISSAVHAGFLRNIPGRRIFHEMRQILQEEEPIRCMERLQELKVLEAIYPDLVFDEQMREAFRAVRETLLWFRLLYTHEKIRAWFLYFLAMTESMDPQAVMALGDAFGLRREDSEILLDSREKVREIMRKMASRPEMLPSQAVEVLGKASLEEILYAMSRCRSANFKKIFSTYVTTWRNYRPPVSGRDLLAIGFSRNPDLGACLKEIRNRGLNGEIRDFAGAIAFAQAYLTGIRG encoded by the coding sequence ATGGATATCATCATCTCGCATATTCAGACCGACTTTGATGCCCTGGGCTCCATGCTGGCGGCGAAGCTGCTTTATCCGGACGCCTTGATCGTTTTTCCCGGTTCACAGGAAAAGAGTGTCCGCGATTATCTCCAGGAAGCTCCCCCGATGGTTCAAGAAGACATGGTGAAAATCCGGCAGCTCGATCTGGATGACGTATCAAGAATGATTGTCGTGGATACGCGGCAGGCATCCCGCATCGGGAAGTTTGCGGAGCTTCTGGGGCGAAAGGGTCTGACCGTAGTCCTTTATGATCATCATGGCTCCTCTCCTGACGACATCCGGGGAACTCTGGAGTACTGTGAAGAGCTGGGCTCGACGGTGGCCATCATGGTCAAGATTCTCAATGAACAGGGACTGATCCCTCCGCCTGAAATCGCCACGGTCATGGCCATGGGGCTTTATGAAGATACGGGTTCTCTGCTGTTCCCCTCCACGACCCCCGATGATTGCCTGGCGCTGGCGGCCCTGATGGCCTGGGGCGCCGATATGGATGCCGTATCAAAGACCATTTACCGGGAACTCAACGCGGAACAGGTGGATGTCCTGGACCAGTTGATCAAGAATATCCGGACTCTGGAGGTCAACGGCCTCCACGTCCTGGTTTCAAAGGCTTCTTCCCCGGGTTATGTGGAAGACTTTGCTATCCTGGTCCACAAATTAAGGGCCATGTATGCCGCCGATGCCCTCTTTGCCCTGGGTCAGATGGGGGACCGGATCTATCTGGTTGCCCGGAGTTCGCAGCCGCAGCTCAATGCGGCGCAGGTTGCCGCTTTTTTCGGCGGGGGCGGTCATGCCTCCGCGGCGGCGGCTTCTCTTCGCGACCTTAATCTGAACCAGGCGGAGTCCGCACTGATCCGTCATATCCGGGAAGAGGCCAAGCCGCTCCTGGCCGCACGGGATATCATGACCTTTCCGGTCAAGGGGATCTATCTCGATGAAAGCATCAACAAGGCCAGCGACCTCCTCAACAAGTATCATATCAACGCCTTGGTCGTGAAATCGGCTGACGAGCGGATCCGTGGAATTGTGACCCACCAGATGGTCAGCCGCGCCCAGGGCCACGACCTGGGGGAGGCGAAGGTGAGGGATTACATGATCCAGGATGTCCTCACCGTAAGGCCGGAGTCTCCTGTGGGAGAAATCCGCAGTCTCGTGATTGACGGCAGTCAGCGGCTTCTTCCCGTAGTGGAGGATCGAAGGGCGGTGGGGGTCATTACCCGTACGGACCTGATGAGAATCCTCCATGACCGGATGACGAAGATAGAGCAGGGCTCATCGGGCGGAATGCCGGGAAAATCCGTCCGGTACCTCCTGCGCGAGAGGATGCCGGAGGAATATTTTGAACTGCTGAAGAAGGCGGGAGAACTTGCCGAGGGGATGGGGTTCAACCTCTTTCTCGTGGGGGGGATCGTCCGGGATATGGTCATGCGGGTGGAGAATCTGGACATCGACCTGGTGGTTGAAGGGGACGGGGTGGTCTTTGCCAAGGCCCTGGCAGGAGTATTCGGGGCCAAGGTGTCGCCCCACGAAAAGTACAAAACGGCGGTGGTGCGCCTTTCCGGGGGGCATAGAATGGATGTGGCCACGGCAAGGCTGGAGTATTACCGGATGCCCGGGGCCTTTCCCGAAGTGGAGGAATCCACTCTGAAACTGGATCTTTACCGGAGGGACTTCACCATCAATACCATGGCCGTAGCCTTGAATCCCCACCGCTTCGGCGAGCTGATCGATTACTTCGGGGCGCAGCGGGATATTCGGGAAAAAAAGATCAGGGTCCTCCATTCCCTGAGTTTTGTCGAGGATCCCTCCCGGATTCTCCGCGCCGTCCGCTTTGAGAAACGTCGCGGCTTTTCCCTGGGCAAGCAGACGCTTTCTTTGATTTCCTCTGCCGTTCATGCCGGGTTCCTCCGGAATATCCCGGGGAGGCGGATTTTCCATGAAATGCGGCAGATCCTGCAGGAAGAGGAGCCGATCCGCTGCATGGAACGGCTTCAGGAACTGAAAGTGCTGGAGGCCATCTATCCGGATCTCGTTTTCGATGAGCAGATGCGGGAAGCGTTTCGTGCCGTTCGAGAAACGCTTTTATGGTTCCGTCTTCTCTACACCCATGAGAAGATCCGGGCCTGGTTTCTCTATTTTCTGGCGATGACGGAATCGATGGACCCTCAGGCGGTCATGGCCCTTGGCGATGCCTTCGGGTTGAGGCGGGAAGATTCCGAGATCCTGCTCGATTCACGGGAAAAAGTCCGGGAGATCATGAGAAAAATGGCCTCCCGGCCCGAAATGCTTCCCTCGCAGGCGGTGGAGGTTCTGGGGAAGGCCTCCCTGGAAGAAATCCTTTATGCCATGTCTCGGTGTCGGTCCGCAAACTTCAAGAAGATTTTTTCCACTTACGTGACGACCTGGCGGAATTATCGGCCGCCCGTCTCGGGTCGCGATCTCCTGGCCATTGGATTTTCCAGGAACCCGGATCTTGGCGCCTGTTTAAAAGAAATCCGCAATCGAGGTTTGAACGGAGAAATCCGCGATTTTGCCGGCGCCATAGCCTTTGCGCAGGCTTACCTGACGGGCATCCGTGGGTAA
- a CDS encoding nucleotide sugar dehydrogenase translates to MKFEKNILCIGAGYVGGPTMAMIAHECPQYKVTIVDINPDRIAQWNSDSLPIYEPGLDELVKATRDRNLFFSTDIEQGIRENDIIFVSVNTPTKTFGTGAGMAADLQYWEKTARQILEHSTSPKIVIEKSTLPVRTAHAMERILNSTQKSVRFDVLSNPEFLAEGTAINDLKNPDRVLIGSRETEEGLKARNALVEIYANWVPRKKIITANIWSSELSKLVSNAFLAQRVSSINAISALCEKTEADVSEVAKAVGSDSRIGSRFLNASIGFGGSCFKKDILNLVYLCRHYGLDDVADYWEGVIKINFYQQERFVQNMLTAMFNTLAGKRICLFGFAFKANTGDTRESPAIYVARRLLEEQAEVVITDPKALDNARIDLANAQGKIHFVDDPYEAAKGCHAIAIMTEWALYGELDYARLYRDAEKPAFIFDGRNILDPQHCFEVGFNVFSIGKRPRTHF, encoded by the coding sequence ATGAAATTTGAAAAAAATATCCTCTGCATCGGCGCCGGCTATGTCGGTGGCCCGACCATGGCCATGATTGCCCACGAATGCCCCCAGTATAAAGTGACGATTGTAGACATCAACCCCGATCGCATCGCCCAGTGGAATTCCGACTCCCTGCCCATCTATGAACCCGGCCTGGATGAACTTGTCAAAGCCACCAGGGACCGCAACCTCTTTTTCAGTACGGACATTGAACAGGGCATCCGGGAAAACGACATCATCTTTGTCAGCGTCAATACGCCCACCAAGACCTTCGGAACGGGAGCCGGCATGGCCGCGGATCTTCAGTACTGGGAAAAGACAGCCCGCCAGATCCTGGAACATTCGACATCACCCAAAATCGTCATCGAAAAGAGCACTCTTCCCGTTCGTACCGCCCACGCCATGGAACGCATCCTGAACTCAACGCAGAAAAGCGTCCGGTTTGATGTCCTTTCCAATCCGGAATTTCTTGCCGAAGGAACCGCCATCAACGACTTGAAAAACCCGGATCGCGTTCTCATCGGTTCACGGGAGACGGAAGAGGGTTTAAAAGCGAGAAATGCCCTGGTTGAGATCTATGCCAACTGGGTTCCCCGGAAGAAGATTATCACCGCCAACATCTGGAGCAGTGAACTTTCCAAACTGGTATCCAACGCCTTTCTGGCCCAGCGGGTTTCCTCCATCAACGCCATCTCCGCCCTCTGTGAAAAAACGGAGGCGGATGTGTCGGAAGTGGCAAAGGCCGTGGGTTCGGACAGCCGGATCGGCTCCCGTTTCCTCAATGCCAGCATCGGCTTCGGTGGGTCCTGTTTCAAGAAGGATATCCTCAACCTGGTCTATCTCTGCCGCCATTACGGTCTGGATGATGTGGCCGATTACTGGGAAGGCGTCATTAAAATCAATTTCTACCAGCAGGAACGCTTTGTCCAGAATATGCTGACCGCCATGTTCAACACCCTGGCGGGCAAGCGGATCTGCCTCTTCGGCTTTGCCTTTAAAGCCAATACGGGCGATACGCGGGAAAGTCCGGCCATTTATGTTGCCCGCAGGCTTCTTGAAGAACAGGCCGAAGTCGTGATTACGGATCCCAAGGCCCTCGACAACGCCCGGATCGATCTGGCCAACGCCCAGGGAAAGATCCATTTTGTCGATGATCCCTACGAGGCCGCAAAGGGATGCCATGCCATCGCGATCATGACCGAGTGGGCGCTGTACGGTGAACTCGATTATGCCCGGCTTTATCGCGATGCGGAAAAACCGGCCTTTATCTTCGACGGCCGGAACATCCTGGATCCCCAGCACTGTTTCGAGGTGGGATTCAATGTCTTCTCCATCGGGAAGCGCCCTCGGACCCATTTCTAG
- a CDS encoding UDP-glucuronic acid decarboxylase family protein, translating into MRILITGGAGFLGSHLCERLLAEGHDILCLDNFFTGSKDNILSMVGNPRFELIRHDITMPIYLEVDQIYNLACPASPVHYQYNPIKTIKTNVMGAINTLGMAKRVKARILQASTSEVYGDPEVHPQHEGYWGRVNPIGIRSCYDEGKRAAECLMMDYRRQNGLDVKIARIFNTYGPRMALNDGRVVSNFIIQALSGRDITVYGNGLQTRSFCYVDDLIEGLIRLMDTPEEVSGPVNLGNPVEFTILELAEKIIAMTGSSSRILFSPLPQDDPIQRRPEISLAKRILNWQPETSMEKGMGLTIAYFRDKLS; encoded by the coding sequence ATGCGCATATTGATTACCGGCGGTGCCGGTTTTCTCGGTTCCCATCTCTGCGAACGGTTACTCGCCGAAGGACATGATATCCTCTGCCTCGACAATTTTTTCACCGGCAGCAAGGACAATATCCTGTCCATGGTCGGCAATCCCCGGTTCGAACTGATCCGTCACGACATCACCATGCCCATCTATCTGGAGGTGGATCAGATTTACAATCTAGCCTGCCCGGCCTCTCCCGTTCATTATCAGTACAACCCCATCAAAACCATCAAGACCAATGTCATGGGCGCGATCAACACCCTCGGGATGGCCAAGCGGGTTAAAGCCAGGATTCTTCAGGCGTCCACTTCGGAAGTCTATGGCGATCCGGAAGTCCATCCCCAGCATGAAGGGTACTGGGGACGGGTCAACCCCATAGGAATACGCAGCTGTTACGATGAAGGGAAAAGGGCTGCGGAATGCCTGATGATGGACTATCGCCGCCAGAATGGCCTGGATGTGAAAATCGCCAGGATTTTCAATACCTATGGGCCCCGCATGGCCTTGAACGACGGTCGGGTTGTCAGCAATTTCATTATCCAGGCCCTCTCCGGCAGGGACATTACCGTTTACGGCAACGGTTTACAGACCCGGTCCTTCTGTTATGTCGACGACCTAATCGAAGGCCTGATCCGGCTGATGGACACGCCGGAAGAGGTTTCAGGACCGGTGAACCTGGGAAACCCCGTGGAATTCACCATTCTCGAACTTGCCGAGAAAATCATCGCGATGACGGGTTCCTCTTCCCGGATTCTCTTTTCGCCACTTCCCCAGGACGATCCCATCCAGAGGAGACCGGAGATCTCCCTGGCAAAGAGGATTCTGAACTGGCAACCGGAGACGTCGATGGAAAAAGGCATGGGACTTACCATTGCCTATTTCAGGGACAAGCTGAGTTGA
- the rsmI gene encoding 16S rRNA (cytidine(1402)-2'-O)-methyltransferase gives MQESGKLYVVATPIGNLEDITLRAIRVLKEVALVAAEDTRRTRKLFEAYSISTPLISLYEHNEFRKSQMLIDRLREGIDVAYVSDAGTPGISDPGFVLIRQALGNKIRVIPVPGVSACITALCISGIPMDSFVFMGFLPSKGSRRKDLLVSLKDESKTMIFYEAPHRLVVSLEDICSVLGDREMVIARELTKLHEEILRGRVQDLLPVLREKRIKGEITLVIEGQEPAARIWSDEEVRSLCFRYRKETGFSDRDVVDRIVEETGISRKRVYSIVVAALSTEAGLDRQDIS, from the coding sequence ATGCAAGAATCGGGAAAGCTTTATGTTGTGGCAACGCCCATCGGCAATCTGGAAGATATCACCCTCCGGGCGATTCGGGTGTTGAAGGAGGTTGCTCTGGTTGCCGCCGAGGACACCCGGAGAACACGCAAGCTCTTTGAGGCTTATTCGATCAGCACGCCCCTGATCAGTCTCTATGAGCACAATGAATTTCGGAAGAGCCAGATGTTGATCGATCGGCTCAGGGAAGGCATCGATGTGGCCTATGTCTCTGATGCCGGAACTCCCGGCATCTCGGACCCGGGTTTTGTGCTGATTCGCCAGGCGCTGGGAAATAAAATTCGGGTGATTCCTGTTCCTGGCGTGTCCGCCTGTATTACGGCCCTGTGCATTTCCGGCATACCCATGGATTCCTTTGTTTTCATGGGATTCCTGCCATCCAAGGGAAGCAGGCGGAAAGACCTGCTGGTTTCATTGAAAGATGAATCAAAAACGATGATTTTCTATGAAGCGCCGCATCGATTGGTCGTTTCCCTTGAAGACATCTGCTCTGTTCTGGGCGATCGGGAGATGGTTATTGCAAGAGAGCTGACCAAGCTCCATGAGGAAATTCTCCGGGGTCGAGTGCAGGATCTTCTTCCGGTCCTGAGAGAAAAGCGCATCAAGGGAGAGATCACGCTGGTTATTGAAGGGCAGGAACCCGCTGCCAGGATTTGGTCCGATGAAGAAGTTCGAAGCCTCTGCTTCCGGTATCGGAAAGAAACCGGCTTTTCCGATCGGGATGTTGTCGATCGGATTGTCGAAGAAACAGGAATATCCAGAAAGCGGGTATATTCGATTGTTGTTGCAGCCCTTTCTACAGAAGCCGGACTTGATCGGCAGGATATTTCCTGA
- a CDS encoding GNA1162 family protein — protein MIFRKINSIFFAVLVTVLILAGCGSGKATAVLKDSNREDVHRIAVLPVFNETSDQQAALLLRDKIQNALYFKGYPKITAQFVDEQLSNGQAKEQDIQDKAEYFRALGKQMQVDAILYCDLRESRTNYYFLYSPLSVSAVFELRSAKSGELLWRNSYSAIKRNYGLSKDSLRLKGAQDYEDAIQELVDQAMRGIPDSSDVLG, from the coding sequence ATGATATTCCGAAAGATAAATTCGATCTTTTTTGCGGTTTTGGTGACCGTGCTTATTCTTGCCGGGTGTGGTTCAGGAAAGGCTACGGCTGTGTTGAAAGACAGCAACAGGGAGGATGTCCATCGGATCGCCGTGTTGCCTGTTTTCAACGAGACTTCTGATCAGCAGGCCGCCCTTCTCTTGCGGGACAAGATCCAAAATGCCCTTTACTTTAAAGGGTATCCCAAAATCACGGCGCAGTTTGTTGATGAACAGCTGAGCAACGGACAAGCAAAGGAGCAGGACATCCAGGATAAGGCGGAATATTTCAGAGCACTGGGCAAACAGATGCAAGTTGACGCGATTTTATATTGTGATCTGCGGGAAAGCCGGACAAATTATTATTTCCTCTACTCTCCCTTGTCTGTTTCTGCTGTTTTCGAATTGCGGAGCGCGAAAAGTGGTGAGTTGCTCTGGCGGAATTCCTACAGCGCCATTAAAAGGAATTACGGCCTCTCAAAGGATTCTCTCCGGTTAAAGGGGGCTCAGGACTATGAAGACGCCATTCAGGAACTGGTTGATCAAGCCATGAGGGGTATCCCCGATAGTTCCGATGTCCTTGGCTGA
- a CDS encoding CDP-alcohol phosphatidyltransferase family protein, with amino-acid sequence MNIPNLLTLLRIILTPVLVIFLMQGSYSKALIVFVVSGLSDGLDGFLARTLKQQTKLGAYLDPIADKALLTSSFLTLAILGALPGWLTVIVISRDCIILLGLAILSFMSISFEIRPAFISKVTTMFQLLTVLMVLMVLGLTGGGEYTGMYLIYWVTALVTILSGLVYLIRGIRLINRSQ; translated from the coding sequence ATGAACATCCCTAATCTTTTAACCCTGCTGCGAATTATTCTTACCCCTGTTCTTGTCATTTTTTTGATGCAAGGCTCCTATTCCAAGGCCCTTATTGTATTCGTCGTTTCCGGTCTGTCTGATGGGTTGGACGGATTTCTGGCCCGTACTCTGAAGCAGCAGACCAAACTGGGTGCTTATCTGGACCCCATTGCCGACAAAGCCCTTTTAACCAGCAGTTTTTTGACGCTTGCTATTCTGGGGGCTCTTCCCGGGTGGCTCACCGTCATCGTTATCAGCCGGGATTGTATCATTTTGCTTGGCCTGGCGATTTTATCCTTTATGTCCATCTCCTTTGAAATTCGTCCCGCCTTTATCAGTAAGGTGACCACGATGTTTCAACTCCTGACGGTATTGATGGTGCTGATGGTCCTTGGTCTGACCGGCGGGGGGGAGTACACGGGGATGTATCTGATCTACTGGGTAACCGCCTTGGTGACGATTCTATCGGGACTGGTATATTTGATCCGAGGCATCCGTTTGATCAATCGCTCGCAGTAA
- the thrS gene encoding threonine--tRNA ligase: MKEIKIVLPDGSEKACPEGISVREVLSSWGQKTLAATVAARFNKSLVDLSRSLTEDGNLELVDVSSREGLEILRHSISHVMAQAVQDLFPGVLVSIGPAIEDGFYYDFEYNDTFTLEDLEKIENRMQEIVKADHPFVREEVSREEAITFFQGKGESYKVELLKDLPEEVKTVSLYKQGGYTDLCRGPHIPSTAMIRAFKLLNVAGAYWRGDERNKMLQRIYGTGFASEKDLEDYLKIIEEAKKRDHRKLGRDLDLFQVSEEAGAGLIIFHPKGTILRTLIEDWEKKEHLKRGYDMVMGPQILKVDLWKKSGHFDHYRENMYFTEVEGQSYGIKPMNCLAHMLIYKSKMRSYRDLPLRYFELGTVHRHEKTGVLHGLLRARQFTQDDAHILCTPEQLNSEIRAIADFVGYAMKIFGFDYEVELSTRPKDSIGTDADWELATSALEGALKDNLMTYDINEGDGAFYGPKIDFKLKDALKRKWQCATIQCDFTLPERFDLTYVGPDGEKHRPVMLHRVILGAIERFMGVLIEHYGGAFPVWLAPVQAVLLTVTDRHIPYGEAVYSQLMDAGIRVEKDFRNEKLGYKIREAQTQKVPYMLVIGDKEMASGQVAPRERGGDNLGAMPVSSFIALVQEKCGQYQ; encoded by the coding sequence ATGAAGGAAATCAAAATTGTTTTACCCGATGGATCGGAAAAAGCTTGTCCCGAAGGGATCTCGGTAAGGGAGGTTCTTTCTTCCTGGGGTCAGAAAACGCTTGCTGCGACCGTAGCCGCCAGATTCAACAAGAGCCTTGTTGACTTGAGCCGCTCGCTTACCGAGGACGGGAATCTGGAACTGGTCGATGTTTCTTCCCGTGAAGGTTTGGAAATCCTTCGGCACAGCATCTCTCACGTAATGGCCCAGGCCGTTCAGGATCTTTTCCCCGGCGTGCTGGTCAGTATCGGTCCTGCCATTGAAGATGGCTTTTATTATGATTTTGAATATAATGATACCTTCACCCTGGAGGATCTTGAAAAAATAGAGAACCGGATGCAGGAAATTGTCAAAGCGGATCATCCTTTTGTCCGGGAAGAGGTTTCCCGCGAGGAAGCCATAACCTTTTTCCAGGGCAAGGGAGAATCCTATAAGGTCGAGCTCTTAAAAGACCTGCCTGAGGAAGTGAAAACCGTCAGCCTTTACAAACAGGGTGGCTACACCGATCTCTGCCGGGGGCCTCACATCCCCTCGACCGCCATGATCCGCGCCTTCAAACTTCTCAACGTCGCCGGCGCATACTGGCGCGGGGACGAGCGGAACAAGATGCTGCAGCGTATTTACGGGACCGGTTTCGCCTCCGAGAAAGATCTGGAGGATTATCTCAAGATCATCGAAGAGGCCAAGAAGCGGGATCACCGGAAGCTGGGAAGGGATCTCGATCTTTTCCAGGTCAGTGAAGAGGCGGGGGCGGGTCTGATCATCTTCCACCCCAAAGGGACCATCCTGCGCACCCTGATAGAGGATTGGGAAAAGAAGGAGCATCTGAAGCGCGGCTACGACATGGTCATGGGACCGCAGATTCTGAAAGTGGATCTCTGGAAAAAATCCGGTCACTTCGATCACTATCGGGAAAACATGTATTTCACCGAAGTAGAAGGCCAATCCTATGGGATCAAGCCGATGAACTGCCTTGCCCATATGCTGATTTACAAGTCCAAAATGCGGAGTTATCGGGATCTCCCCTTGCGCTACTTCGAACTTGGCACCGTACATCGCCATGAAAAAACGGGGGTTCTGCATGGCCTTCTGCGGGCCCGGCAGTTTACCCAGGATGACGCCCATATCCTTTGCACCCCGGAACAGTTGAATTCGGAGATTCGAGCGATTGCAGACTTTGTCGGCTATGCCATGAAGATCTTCGGGTTCGATTATGAGGTGGAACTGAGCACTCGCCCGAAAGATTCAATCGGTACCGATGCGGACTGGGAACTGGCGACGTCTGCCTTGGAGGGCGCCCTGAAGGATAACTTGATGACCTATGACATCAATGAGGGTGATGGCGCCTTCTATGGGCCCAAGATTGATTTCAAGCTGAAGGACGCGCTGAAACGAAAATGGCAGTGTGCAACGATCCAGTGCGACTTTACCCTGCCGGAAAGGTTTGATCTGACCTATGTCGGGCCGGATGGCGAAAAACATCGACCGGTGATGTTGCATCGGGTCATTCTGGGTGCCATCGAAAGGTTCATGGGGGTCCTGATCGAGCATTACGGTGGAGCATTCCCGGTCTGGCTTGCTCCGGTGCAGGCCGTTCTTCTTACGGTGACGGATCGACACATTCCCTATGGCGAGGCGGTTTATTCGCAACTGATGGATGCAGGTATCCGGGTGGAGAAAGATTTTCGAAACGAAAAGCTCGGTTATAAGATTCGAGAGGCACAAACCCAGAAAGTCCCCTATATGCTGGTGATTGGTGATAAGGAAATGGCATCGGGGCAGGTTGCTCCCCGCGAGCGTGGCGGGGATAATCTTGGAGCCATGCCGGTTTCTTCCTTTATTGCGCTCGTGCAGGAAAAGTGCGGACAGTATCAATAG
- the infC gene encoding translation initiation factor IF-3, whose protein sequence is MKINTEIKVPAVRVISYSGEQLGILTLADALAEARKEGLDLVEVASNSSPPVCRIMDYGKFRYQQSKKLQVAKKSQSTIQVKEIRLRPKTEEHDLQVKIKHIRKFLEQHDKVKVSVLFRGREIAFTDIGRKLIEEIKSALGDSCTIDQQPKLEGRSMVMIVSPKK, encoded by the coding sequence CTGAAGATCAATACCGAGATCAAGGTGCCCGCCGTCCGGGTGATCAGCTATTCGGGTGAACAGCTGGGGATATTGACCTTGGCTGATGCGCTGGCTGAGGCGAGAAAAGAAGGATTGGATCTGGTTGAAGTTGCGTCCAATTCATCGCCGCCTGTCTGCCGGATCATGGATTACGGCAAATTCAGGTATCAGCAGAGCAAGAAGCTCCAGGTTGCCAAGAAAAGTCAGAGCACCATTCAGGTAAAGGAGATTCGGCTGAGACCGAAGACCGAGGAACATGATCTCCAAGTCAAGATCAAGCATATCCGGAAGTTTCTTGAGCAGCATGACAAGGTCAAAGTGAGCGTCCTCTTTCGGGGAAGGGAGATCGCCTTTACGGATATCGGGCGTAAACTCATTGAAGAGATAAAAAGTGCGTTGGGTGATAGCTGCACCATCGATCAACAGCCGAAATTGGAAGGCAGAAGTATGGTGATGATTGTGTCGCCCAAAAAGTAA
- the rpmI gene encoding 50S ribosomal protein L35, with protein sequence MPKLKTHRGAAKRFKLTGSGKVRRHHANASHILTTKTTKRKRNLRKSTILDKRDEKGIKRLIPYL encoded by the coding sequence ATGCCGAAATTGAAGACGCACCGTGGCGCTGCGAAGCGCTTTAAACTGACCGGCAGCGGAAAAGTCCGAAGGCACCATGCCAATGCCAGTCACATTCTGACAACAAAAACAACGAAACGGAAAAGAAACCTTAGAAAATCCACGATTCTTGATAAAAGAGACGAAAAGGGGATTAAACGGCTGATTCCATATCTGTAG
- the rplT gene encoding 50S ribosomal protein L20, giving the protein MPRVKRSVTAKKKRRKIFKLAKGFFGARSRLLRTATEAVNRALGYAFRDRRVRKREFRKLWIARINAASRAQGVTYSRLMDGLRKANVEIDRKVLADIAVNDPRGFSEIVLLAKREPVA; this is encoded by the coding sequence ATGCCTAGGGTTAAAAGAAGTGTTACTGCCAAGAAAAAAAGAAGAAAGATTTTTAAGTTAGCGAAGGGTTTCTTCGGGGCGAGGAGCCGGTTGCTGCGAACGGCGACGGAAGCTGTGAACCGAGCTCTGGGTTACGCCTTTCGGGATCGCAGGGTTCGGAAGCGGGAATTCAGGAAACTGTGGATTGCCCGAATCAATGCTGCTTCGCGCGCCCAAGGGGTGACCTACAGCCGACTGATGGACGGTTTGCGGAAGGCGAATGTCGAGATCGACAGAAAAGTCTTGGCCGATATCGCCGTGAATGATCCCCGAGGATTTTCGGAAATTGTTCTTCTCGCAAAGCGTGAGCCTGTTGCATGA